The following are encoded in a window of Amaranthus tricolor cultivar Red isolate AtriRed21 chromosome 2, ASM2621246v1, whole genome shotgun sequence genomic DNA:
- the LOC130805895 gene encoding lysM domain receptor-like kinase 3 isoform X2: MMKISDFNSIFFFFLLLHSLSSLPRAKSTQPMNCSDAGRLCTSFLALKPTSNMTLPLIQSMFDVLPKDINVENTNKDFIFVRKNCSCDPRLRNYLTTTTFTVRNGSGFVYDLVRDSYQGLAFLPVSNNSRTARIGEVVSVRLFCGCSSGLWNYLMSYVMRDEDTIASLASRFGVSMDSIEQVNGIADPENITVGGLYYIPLNSVPGDPYPVEVSIPPAPEPAPSINNITEISTNHKRHVPYGWIVGGLAVGIAVVVVLALLLFIVLRQSLCSGDGQEGNAKDHSGRNAHKFQILRNTSFCCASGRFCSSSDEWKQSAVEENNQHHPANVPKAIGNDAFEVEKPAIFTYEDILAATEGFSESNLLGHGTYGSVYYGQLRDQEVAIKRMTATKSKEFMAEMKILSKVHHTNLVELLGYTATDDELFVIYEYAQKGSLKNHLHDSHNKGHTSLSWIMRVQIALDAARGLEYIHEHTKAHYVHRDIKSSNILLDGSFRAKISDFGLSKLVGTTGDGEASATRVVGTYGYLAPEYLSNGLATTKSDVYAFGVVLFELISGKEAVIRTEGMPKGPERRSLVSIMLAVLRHVPDSTSMPNFRDYIDPNLMDLYPHDCVYKVAMLAKQCVDDDPILRPDMKQAVISLSQILLSSVEWEATLAGNSQVFSGLVQGR, encoded by the exons ATGATGAAAATTTCAGATTTTAATtcaatattctttttctttctcttactTCATTCCCTTTCTTCACTTCCAAGAGCAAAATCAACACAACCCATGAACTGTTCTGATGCAGGAAGACTCTGCACATCATTCTTAGCTTTAAAACCCACCTCAAATATGACTTTACCCTTGATCCAAAGCATGTTTGATGTCTTACCCAAGGATATAAATGTAGAAAACACCAATAAAGATTTCATCTTTGTGAGAAAAAACTGTTCTTGTGACCCTAGATTGAGAAATTATTTAACAACAACCACTTTTACTGTTAGAAATGGAAGTGGGTTTGTGTATGATTTGGTGAGGGATTCCTATCAAGGTTTGGCCTTTTTGCCTGTTTCTAATAACAGTAGAACAGCAAGGATTGGAGAAGTGGTTTCTGTGAGGCTGTTTTGTGGGTGTTCAAGTGGATTATGGAATTATTTGATGAGTTATGTGATGAGAGATGAAGATACTATTGCTTCTTTGGCTAGTAGATTTGGGGTTAGTATGGATAGTATTGAACAAGTTAATGGGATTGCTGATCCTGAAAATATTACTGTTGGGGGACTATACTATATACCCTTGAATTCAG TTCCTGGTGATCCATATCCGGTAGAAGTAAGTATTCCTCCAGCTCCAGAGCCTGCTCCTTCAATTAACAATATCACTG AAATCAGCACAAATCACAAGAGGCACGTGCCTTATGGATGGATAGTAGGTGGCCTGGCGGTCGGAATAGCTGTAGTTGTCGTACTTGCactcttattattcattgtgcTGAGACAATCGTTGTGCTCCGGGGATGGGCAAGAAGGCAATGCCAAAGATCATAGTGGAAGAAATGCACATAAGTTTCAGATTCTGCGAAACACTAGTTTTTGTTGTGCTTCTGGAAGGTTCTGCAGTAGCTCTGATGAGTGGAAGCAAAGTGCTGTTGAAGAGAACAACCAACATCATCCAGCAAACGTCCCTAAAG CCATTGGTAATGATGCTTTTGAAGTGGAGAAACCGGCCATATTCACCTATGAAGATATCCTTGCTGCAACAGAAGGGTTCTCAGAGTCAAATCTTCTTGGTCACGGAACTTATGGTTCAGTGTATTATGGTCAGCTCCGAGACCAG GAAGTAGCCATCAAAAGAATGACCGCAACAAAAAGTAAAGAATTCATGGCTGAGATGAAAATCCTGAGTAAAGTTCATCATACAAATTTG GTGGAGCTGCTCGGCTACACAGCCACTGATGATGAACTCTTTGTCATTTACGAATATGCTCAAAAAGGCTCATtgaagaaccatttacatgattcCCATAACAAAG GACATACATCTCTTTCATGGATCATGAGGGTTCAGATCGCTCTTGATGCTGCAAGAGGGTTGGAATACATTCATGAACACACAAAAGCTCATTATGTTCATCGAGATATTAAATCAAGCAATATCTTGCTTGATGGATCCTTTAGGGCAAAG ATTTCAGACTTTGGCTTGTCAAAACTTGTTGGTACAACAGGCGATGGAGAAGCTTCGGCAACGCGAGTTGTTGGAACATACGGTTATTTAGCTCCCGA GTACTTGAGTAATGGTCTTGCTACAACCAAAAGCGATGTATATGCTTTTGGTGTGGTTCTTTTCGAATTAATATCTGGAAAGGAGGCTGTTATAAGAACCGAAGGCATGCCAAAAGGTCCAGAGCGGCGTTCACTTGTTTCCATT ATGTTGGCCGTACTGAGGCATGTGCCTGATTCAACGAGTATGCCAAATTTTAGGGACTACATTGATCCAAATCTGATGGATTTGTATCCACATGACTGTGTATATAAG
- the LOC130805895 gene encoding lysM domain receptor-like kinase 3 isoform X1, translated as MMKISDFNSIFFFFLLLHSLSSLPRAKSTQPMNCSDAGRLCTSFLALKPTSNMTLPLIQSMFDVLPKDINVENTNKDFIFVRKNCSCDPRLRNYLTTTTFTVRNGSGFVYDLVRDSYQGLAFLPVSNNSRTARIGEVVSVRLFCGCSSGLWNYLMSYVMRDEDTIASLASRFGVSMDSIEQVNGIADPENITVGGLYYIPLNSVPGDPYPVEVSIPPAPEPAPSINNITAEISTNHKRHVPYGWIVGGLAVGIAVVVVLALLLFIVLRQSLCSGDGQEGNAKDHSGRNAHKFQILRNTSFCCASGRFCSSSDEWKQSAVEENNQHHPANVPKAIGNDAFEVEKPAIFTYEDILAATEGFSESNLLGHGTYGSVYYGQLRDQEVAIKRMTATKSKEFMAEMKILSKVHHTNLVELLGYTATDDELFVIYEYAQKGSLKNHLHDSHNKGHTSLSWIMRVQIALDAARGLEYIHEHTKAHYVHRDIKSSNILLDGSFRAKISDFGLSKLVGTTGDGEASATRVVGTYGYLAPEYLSNGLATTKSDVYAFGVVLFELISGKEAVIRTEGMPKGPERRSLVSIMLAVLRHVPDSTSMPNFRDYIDPNLMDLYPHDCVYKVAMLAKQCVDDDPILRPDMKQAVISLSQILLSSVEWEATLAGNSQVFSGLVQGR; from the exons ATGATGAAAATTTCAGATTTTAATtcaatattctttttctttctcttactTCATTCCCTTTCTTCACTTCCAAGAGCAAAATCAACACAACCCATGAACTGTTCTGATGCAGGAAGACTCTGCACATCATTCTTAGCTTTAAAACCCACCTCAAATATGACTTTACCCTTGATCCAAAGCATGTTTGATGTCTTACCCAAGGATATAAATGTAGAAAACACCAATAAAGATTTCATCTTTGTGAGAAAAAACTGTTCTTGTGACCCTAGATTGAGAAATTATTTAACAACAACCACTTTTACTGTTAGAAATGGAAGTGGGTTTGTGTATGATTTGGTGAGGGATTCCTATCAAGGTTTGGCCTTTTTGCCTGTTTCTAATAACAGTAGAACAGCAAGGATTGGAGAAGTGGTTTCTGTGAGGCTGTTTTGTGGGTGTTCAAGTGGATTATGGAATTATTTGATGAGTTATGTGATGAGAGATGAAGATACTATTGCTTCTTTGGCTAGTAGATTTGGGGTTAGTATGGATAGTATTGAACAAGTTAATGGGATTGCTGATCCTGAAAATATTACTGTTGGGGGACTATACTATATACCCTTGAATTCAG TTCCTGGTGATCCATATCCGGTAGAAGTAAGTATTCCTCCAGCTCCAGAGCCTGCTCCTTCAATTAACAATATCACTG CAGAAATCAGCACAAATCACAAGAGGCACGTGCCTTATGGATGGATAGTAGGTGGCCTGGCGGTCGGAATAGCTGTAGTTGTCGTACTTGCactcttattattcattgtgcTGAGACAATCGTTGTGCTCCGGGGATGGGCAAGAAGGCAATGCCAAAGATCATAGTGGAAGAAATGCACATAAGTTTCAGATTCTGCGAAACACTAGTTTTTGTTGTGCTTCTGGAAGGTTCTGCAGTAGCTCTGATGAGTGGAAGCAAAGTGCTGTTGAAGAGAACAACCAACATCATCCAGCAAACGTCCCTAAAG CCATTGGTAATGATGCTTTTGAAGTGGAGAAACCGGCCATATTCACCTATGAAGATATCCTTGCTGCAACAGAAGGGTTCTCAGAGTCAAATCTTCTTGGTCACGGAACTTATGGTTCAGTGTATTATGGTCAGCTCCGAGACCAG GAAGTAGCCATCAAAAGAATGACCGCAACAAAAAGTAAAGAATTCATGGCTGAGATGAAAATCCTGAGTAAAGTTCATCATACAAATTTG GTGGAGCTGCTCGGCTACACAGCCACTGATGATGAACTCTTTGTCATTTACGAATATGCTCAAAAAGGCTCATtgaagaaccatttacatgattcCCATAACAAAG GACATACATCTCTTTCATGGATCATGAGGGTTCAGATCGCTCTTGATGCTGCAAGAGGGTTGGAATACATTCATGAACACACAAAAGCTCATTATGTTCATCGAGATATTAAATCAAGCAATATCTTGCTTGATGGATCCTTTAGGGCAAAG ATTTCAGACTTTGGCTTGTCAAAACTTGTTGGTACAACAGGCGATGGAGAAGCTTCGGCAACGCGAGTTGTTGGAACATACGGTTATTTAGCTCCCGA GTACTTGAGTAATGGTCTTGCTACAACCAAAAGCGATGTATATGCTTTTGGTGTGGTTCTTTTCGAATTAATATCTGGAAAGGAGGCTGTTATAAGAACCGAAGGCATGCCAAAAGGTCCAGAGCGGCGTTCACTTGTTTCCATT ATGTTGGCCGTACTGAGGCATGTGCCTGATTCAACGAGTATGCCAAATTTTAGGGACTACATTGATCCAAATCTGATGGATTTGTATCCACATGACTGTGTATATAAG
- the LOC130805767 gene encoding uncharacterized protein LOC130805767 — MSNEANTSKIRSIVEEGMIIKVGNGTSVRFWRLYGISIQKNSFINQMGCWVDNGWMWNLEWRRTLYEWKNEEVSILKHHIEQKCPNREREDGVYWKQSNNEGYPVKSIVETMNESYAPIFPKPIINLVWKNVLPPRAQMALWMENLEKLKTGDHLLRVGIIDPQQAVYPFCDLETETNSHILFTCIFSWCSWMKMLEWWNVSSALLNQSSSFGIQWLGLVKNRKLQKLWGMILGCVIWSLWYERNKIKFDRGSPNLLNFVCSLKIRIGI; from the coding sequence ATGAGTAATGAAGCAAATACTTCCAAAATCAGATCGATTGTTGAAGAGGGTATGATCATAAAAGTAGGGAACGGAACATCAGTTCGATTCTGGAGACTATATGGAATATCAATACAAAAAAACTCCTTTATAAACCAGATGGGGTGTTGGGTTGACAATGGTTGGATGTGGAATCTCGAATGGCGCAGAACCCTGTACGAATGGAAAAATGAGGAAGTCTCCATACTCAAACATCATATCGAACAGAAATGCCCAAATAGAGAAAGGGAGGATGGTGTATACTGGAAACAGTCTAATAATGAGGGATACCCGGTAAAGAGCATCGTTGAAACAATGAATGAATCTTATGCTCCTATTTTCCCCAAACCCATCATAAACCTAGTATGGAAAAATGTATTACCCCCAAGAGCACAAATGGCATTATGGATGGAAAATctggaaaaattaaaaactggAGACCACTTGCTGAGAGTGGGGATTATTGACCCACAACAAGCCGTTTACCCATTCTGTGACCTAGAAACAGAAACCAACAGTCACATTCTATTTACATGCATATTTTCATGGTGTTCTTGGATGAAAATGCTAGAATGGTGGAATGTCTCTAGCGCCCTACTGAACCAGAGTAGTTCTTTCGGCATTCAATGGCTGGGGTTGGTAAAAAACCGAAAGCTTCAAAAACTATGGGGTATGATCCTAGGATGCGTTATATGGTCACTATGGTATGAAaggaacaaaataaaattcgaCAGGGGATCTCCAAATCTTCTTAATTTTGTCTGCTCGCTCAAGATCAGAATAGGAATATGA